The Argonema galeatum A003/A1 genome segment AATTAAACCTGACGACTACGACGCCTGGAACGACCGGGGTATAACCCTACACGACTTAGGGAAGTTAGAAGAAGCGATCGCTAGTTTCGATCGCGCTATTGAAATAAAGCCTGAAAACTACGACACCTGGAACGATCGGGCCATAACGCTCCACAGCTTAGGACAATATGAGGAAGCGATCGCTAGTTTCGATCGCGCTGTGGCGATCGAACCCAATTACCAAGAAGTCTGGAACAATCGAGGTATTGTGCTGTCTAAGTTGGGACGCTATGAGGAAGCGATCGCTAGCTTTGACAAAGCGCTAGAAATCAAGGTTGACAAATGGGAAGCCTGGATTAACCGAGGTGCTGCGGCTGCAACTTCACTCTTCTTTGACCCTCTGCTGGCTTCCTCAAGTGCGATCGCCAGACAAAACCCATCTTTGCACCAACGCGGCTATGAAGGTCAATTAGCAAGCTATCAAGAAGGATTGAAATATGTTCGTCAAGACACTCAACCAGACGGCTGGGCTTGGCTGCACAAACATATCGCTCAAGCTTACTACGATCGAGGCTGCATCGATTCAAAACCCCGTGAATATTGGCGCAAAGCTGTAGAAGAATATCGCGAAGCACTCAAAACTCTCACAGAAGCCAGATTTCCCGAACTGCATCTAGAAATATTGCAAGACCTTTTTAAAGCCCTTTTGAGTTTAGGACAAACAGCAGAAGCAGAACAATTACAACGACGCGGTTCTGATTTATTGCAGCGCTTACTCAACGAGCAAAATTATTCTGACTGGTATAAAAAACAAGTGGCTCTTAAATTTGTACCCTTTAACCAGTTGACCGTTGATTTAGCCGTTCAATCCAATCAATTCGTGCAAGCTTTAGAACTGGCAGAAAAAGACAAAAACGCCTGCTCAACATGGCTTTTAGACGACTGGAGCGATAATATTACCTCACCTAAGTGGGTCGATATTCAACAATTGCTCAATCCCACAACAGCAATAGTTTACTGGCATCTAAGTCCATCTGCCCTACATACCTTTATTCTCAAACACAACGCGCCAGAACCCATTGTTTTGAAAGAACCCCCAGTTGCTGAAGAAACAAAATTTCCCAGTCGCGTAGTAGAATTTGAAAACTGGGTAAAAGATTGGAATCAACAATACCAGGAATATCGCAGCAGCAAAGATAAAAATCATCCCTGGCGGCAAGAATTAGAAGCTAAGCTAACCCATATAGGTAACATTCTCGATATCTCAGAAGTTATCGAAGAACTCGCAGGCATCACCAAACTGATATTGATTCCCCACCGCGACTTGCATCGCTTTCCCCTGCATTACCTGTTTCCAGATAACTTCACCATTACCTATCTACCCAGTGCAAAAATCGGTTTAAATCTCAAGGTTGAGCAAGATGGGTGGCAGACAAAAAAATTGCTGAGTGTGGAATATCCCGACAGTCTGGGATTAGAAAAACTGCTTTATCCTGAAATTGAGGCAGCTGCCATTACCGAAATGTTTGACAATCCGACGCGCCTCCCCGACGAAGACGCCACAAAAGAACAGGTAATAGCAGCACTTTTTGATAAACACAATATCTTTCACTTCACGGGTCACGGTAGCTATAACTTCGCCACACCCAAGCTTTCAGCTTTAGCCTTAACTGGAAAAGACTTACTGACGCTAGAAGACATTTGTCAGCTTCCCCTGAGTAATTACCAGCTAGTTTGCCTTTGTGCTTGCGAAACCGCCGTCACTAGCAACCAAACGATCGCTACAGAGTACGTGGGACTGATTAGTGGTTTTGTCAGACAAGGCGCATCCCATGTCCTCAGTACCTTGTGGACGGTTCCAGAAGATTCCAGCGCCTTGTTAGCGATCGAATTCTACCAACGCCTAAAGGCTAACCTTCCACCCGATCGAGCCCTCAAAGAAGCCCAACAGTGGCTGCGTACCGTCACTAATACCGAACTAGCCCAGATGTATAAAAACCTCTCCATCCAGTTGGCAGAATACGCTCCTGGGGTCAGCGAATACCTACGGTTTCAGGCTATGTTCCTGGAAGGAAAGCCAGATAAAATAAATTCATCCCAGCCCCCTTATGCCCATCCTTACTATTGGGCTGCTTTTACCATCACTGGCAGATAAGCCCTTGCCCCTTGCCCCCTTAACTGTTGGACTCATATGAGAAACGCCACAATGTCTTCGTTTCGCACAATCGAAAGTTTTTACACCGATGGAGCCTGTAGCGGCAATCCCGGACCGGGCGGCTGGGGCGTTGTAGTCTATTTTCAGGATGGCTCTGTTTGCGAGATCGGCGGTGATGAGCCCCAAACTACCAATAATCGGATGGAGTTGCAAGCCGCCATCCAAGCCCTCAAATTCCTCGCAGCAACCGGACAAACCCAACCCGTCGCCCTTTACACCGATAGCGAATACGTCAAAAAGGGTATTACCGACTGGGTGAAAGGGTGGAAAAAGAAAGGCTGGAAAACCTCTCAAGGTAAAGCCGTACTCAACCAAGATCTGTGGGAGGCGCTCGACACGCTC includes the following:
- a CDS encoding CHAT domain-containing protein, whose translation is MLRRIWQRIVQFFRRLFGSSTSSQSSRTARRKKQAYLSLMREQKQAEPAKSLENADYEFLFMQLLEGVAHGWQQHRVLKFMAELEGRTTEEQWVSWLRGFGERLVVSPTRHQDLAVAMLQLAEVGCGELGEVAGEIGGDLLERLDRQQPTRQIPTNLNPLEVVPVAGVENFSEEVEPISLDRLWDILQQDTDLAKQMAEIFEVPTTDPQSIIEALIDQGTVASESTTEDAEFWFNQGLRAYEAGDFEGAIASFDRVVDLKPDDSETWYNRGNALSELGRKEDAIASFDRAIEIKPDDYDAWNDRGITLHDLGKLEEAIASFDRAIEIKPENYDTWNDRAITLHSLGQYEEAIASFDRAVAIEPNYQEVWNNRGIVLSKLGRYEEAIASFDKALEIKVDKWEAWINRGAAAATSLFFDPLLASSSAIARQNPSLHQRGYEGQLASYQEGLKYVRQDTQPDGWAWLHKHIAQAYYDRGCIDSKPREYWRKAVEEYREALKTLTEARFPELHLEILQDLFKALLSLGQTAEAEQLQRRGSDLLQRLLNEQNYSDWYKKQVALKFVPFNQLTVDLAVQSNQFVQALELAEKDKNACSTWLLDDWSDNITSPKWVDIQQLLNPTTAIVYWHLSPSALHTFILKHNAPEPIVLKEPPVAEETKFPSRVVEFENWVKDWNQQYQEYRSSKDKNHPWRQELEAKLTHIGNILDISEVIEELAGITKLILIPHRDLHRFPLHYLFPDNFTITYLPSAKIGLNLKVEQDGWQTKKLLSVEYPDSLGLEKLLYPEIEAAAITEMFDNPTRLPDEDATKEQVIAALFDKHNIFHFTGHGSYNFATPKLSALALTGKDLLTLEDICQLPLSNYQLVCLCACETAVTSNQTIATEYVGLISGFVRQGASHVLSTLWTVPEDSSALLAIEFYQRLKANLPPDRALKEAQQWLRTVTNTELAQMYKNLSIQLAEYAPGVSEYLRFQAMFLEGKPDKINSSQPPYAHPYYWAAFTITGR